The following coding sequences lie in one Xiphophorus maculatus strain JP 163 A chromosome 4, X_maculatus-5.0-male, whole genome shotgun sequence genomic window:
- the LOC111608418 gene encoding piggyBac transposable element-derived protein 4-like: MRLAESEDELEKLQTDGDSESDSSHSSLDKDYVPRGLGPGSGKKVFTDEESSAAEWNCSPAKRRASRRQCRSVYASPLSSPASKTWEGRRTCRKKVKNATTPKNCSSSHNSRKRLFSPGRNTQSRKRQRRDLGPDKDGDDGDRWRNIDEEDAEPPQARFRPQRDVGPQLNRTASYTPLELFQLFFTTTVIDTLVRNTNTYGEKKCQGQRESWVPVTTADMYSYICLVLYMGIVPLKTLKEFWRGSTLFSLPFPASVMPCRRFLAISRSLHMNDPAKEAANDQKKGTLGYDRLFKIKPLYEQILEACHTHFHPHQHISIDERMVASKARFGFKQYSRNKPTKWGFKLYVLADSICGYTLNFFVYVGKDGEPTGKGISYDAVMRLLNIPFLGKGYKLYVDNFYTSPGLFLDLLKRKIWACGTIRSNIAGYPKEKPNNMPEKTPRGTIRWIRKGDLLFVKWFDTREVTMCTTMHKAYSNDMAKRKVKNKDGQWTVKHVPIPGCVKDYNKHMGGVDLSDALIGYYNVLHKTQRWYKTLFYHFVDIATVNAFILHKEMCKMQNRPTGTQKLFREKLILSLAQIGSTPRRSGPQNLMLSIFPFGMPHMPPMNIKPSALTTVPPSSSSDVVLGSAPSCPVEVSQNASTGEAAVAECDAPGLGHLPAYFFEQMSNVASRNRATAGRRSCVVCKRKSPVYCSTCHKTLCFTTLRNCYSKWHRSNNICV; this comes from the coding sequence GAAAGTCTTCACTGATGAGGAGAGTTCAGCTGCTGAGTGGAATTGTAGCCCTGCAAAGAGAAGAGCTTCAAGGAGGCAATGTCGCTCTGTATATGCCTCTCCACTGTCATCGCCTGCATCCAAGACATGGGAGGGGAGACGCACTTGTAGAAAGAAGGTCAAAAATGCAACTACACCCAAAAATTGCTCCTCCTCTCACAATTCTCGCAAGAGACTCTTCAGTCCAGGCAGGAACACTCAGAGCAGGAAGCGCCAAAGACGAGACTTAGGGCCAGACAAAGATGGAGATGATGGAGACCGCTGGCGAAATATTGATGAGGAAGATGCCGAGCCTCCTCAGGCACGGTTCCGACCACAGAGGGATGTAGGTCCTCAGCTGAACAGAACAGCAAGTTACACACCACTTGAGctgtttcagctgttcttcacTACTACGGTAATTGATACACTGGTAAGAAATACTAATACATATGGGGAAAAGAAATGCCAAGGCCAGAGGGAAAGCTGGGTGCCTGTTACAACAGCAGATATGTATTCTTACATCTGCCTTGTCCTCTACATGGGCATTGTACCACTGAAAACTCTGAAAGAGTTCTGGAGAGGATCTACACTATTCAGTCTGCCATTTCCTGCTTCTGTCATGCCTTGCAGACGTTTCCTAGCCATATCCCGCAGCCTGCATATGAATGATCCCGCTAAGGAAGCAGCTAACGACCAAAAGAAGGGAACATTGGGTTATGACAGACTCTTTAAGATAAAGCCACTGTATGAGCAGATCTTGGAAGCCTGTCACACTCACTTTCACCCACACCAGCACATCTCTATAGATGAACGAATGGTGGCGAGCAAAGCAAGGTTTGGATTTAAGCAGTACAGCAGAAATAAGCCAACAAAATGGGGATTTAAGCTCTATGTGTTGGCAGACTCAATATGTGGCTACaccttgaatttttttgtttatgtcgGAAAAGATGGGGAACCCACAGGGAAGGGGATAAGCTATGATGCTGTGATGAGACTACTGAACATTCCTTTTCTTGGCAAAGGCTACAAGCTTTATGTTGACAACTTTTACACTAGTCCAGGTCTGTTTCTTGACCTTCTTAAAAGGAAAATCTGGGCCTGTGGCACTATTCGCTCCAACATAGCAGGTTATCccaaagaaaaaccaaacaacatgCCGGAGAAAACACCCAGAGGAACCATTAGGTGGATCAGAAAAGGGGATCTGTTGTTTGTTAAGTGGTTTGACACCAGAGAGGTAACAATGTGCACCACTATGCACAAAGCTTACAGCAATGATATGgcaaagagaaaagtgaaaaacaaagacGGACAGTGGACAGTAAAGCATGTTCCCATTCCAGGCTGTGTCAAAGATTACAACAAGCACATGGGGGGTGTTGACTTATCCGATGCACTTATTGGCTATTACAATGTCCTTCACAAGACACAGAGATGGTACAAAACTCTGTTCTACCACTTTGTTGACATAGCAACAGTAAATGCCTTCATCCTCcacaaagaaatgtgcaaaatgcaaaatCGACCAACAGGTACACAGAAACTCTTCAGGGAAAAACTCATTTTGTCCTTGGCTCAGATAGGCTCTACTCCACGCCGGTCAGGCCCACAAAACCTTATGCTGTCCATCTTTCCGTTTGGAATGCCCCATATGCCTCCAATGAACATTAAGCCTAGTGCATTAACCACAGTGCCACCGTCCTCCTCTTCTGATGTGGTGCTTGGCTCAGCTCCTTCCTGCCCTGTGGAAGTCAGCCAGAATGCTTCCACTGGTGAGGCAGCTGTTGCAGAGTGTGATGCCCCAGGTTTAGGGCACCTGCCTGCTTACTTTTTTGAACAAATGAGCAATGTGGCCTCCAGAAATCGGGCCACCGCTGGAAGGAGATCATGTGTGGTCTGCAAGAGAAAATCACCCGTCTACTGCAGCACTTGTCACAAGACACTTTGTTTCACAACTCTAAGAAACTGCTATAGTAAATGGCACAGAAGCAATAACATCTGTGTCtaa